In Fibrobacter sp. UWB10, one DNA window encodes the following:
- a CDS encoding CopG family antitoxin yields MKTKCKKREKVRLPKGFKLVDDFLSKEEIEALENDTSMRDPMVITGGHESETLEESIARISRAIAEAKEEKKMYSIRLKVKTVESIKRKAAAAGIPYQTYVNVLLDNAASA; encoded by the coding sequence ATGAAGACGAAGTGCAAAAAGCGCGAGAAGGTTAGGCTGCCCAAGGGGTTCAAGCTGGTTGACGATTTCTTGTCTAAAGAGGAGATTGAAGCGCTTGAAAACGACACATCGATGAGAGATCCGATGGTTATCACCGGCGGTCATGAGTCGGAGACGCTGGAGGAATCCATTGCGCGTATCAGTCGCGCTATTGCCGAGGCCAAGGAAGAAAAGAAGATGTATTCCATAAGGCTCAAGGTCAAGACGGTGGAATCGATCAAACGCAAGGCCGCCGCCGCGGGCATCCCTTACCAGACTTACGTGAACGTGTTGCTCGACAACGCCGCATCTGCCTGA
- a CDS encoding glycoside hydrolase N-terminal domain-containing protein — translation MKTLGLVFGTLACAAVFTAAAENPLKLWYNSDAGTSFTDALPIGNGYMGGIVYGGVAKDIIGLNESTVWSGGPGDNNKQGAASHLKDARDAMFRGDYRTAESIVSNYMIGPGPASFQPVGDLVITTSHSGATNYRRELDLKTAIAKTTYSAGGVNYTREYFASYPDHVIVVRLTADKSGSVSFGATMTTPHRSNSMSSSGNTLVYDVTVNSIKFQNRLNVVADGGTVSVANGKINVQGANSAMLVLTTATNFKSYNDVSGNPGAIATEIMSKVAKKSYDDLLAAHLKDYQTIFNRVSLNLGEPDKSAGDITSTRVKNFNSTNDPSLVELHYQFGRYLLISSSRKGGQPANLQGIWNKDTSPVWGSKYTTNINLEMNYWPVETANLGECVWPLIDKIKSMVPQGEKTAKVHWGVDEGWVEHHNTDLWNRTAPIDGAWGLWPTGAGWLSTHLWEHFLFNPTDKAYLQDVYSTMKGAALFFVNSLIEEPETGNKYLVTAPSDSPENDHGGYNVCFGPTMDNQIIRDVLNYTIEASKILGVDEEARAKMEAVVKRLPPTKTGKYGQITEWLQDWDDPNNKNRHISHLYGLFPSAQITPEETPDLIKGAGVTLKQRGDDATGWSLAWKINFWARMHDGDHAYTMIRMLLTPNKTYNNLFDSHPPFQIDGNFGAVSGVNEMLMQSHNGRINLLPALPSQWKDGSIKGIRARGGFEIDSMAWKGGKLAYVAIKSDVGQTLNIVNGSNKFTTTTIPGKVYEFDGNLKLTNQPFEPVVIPGKIQAEAYVAMDGVQIEPDEEGEPNLGWINDGDYSEYLVKVPAAGVYKLTARVASGAEEKSTITVSDSTGKALATLTVDPAKTEGWNDWYETSTAIDLPKGEQKLKFTYNGSDTYLMNVDWFSFDSDPTAIPTAVRVASALSVRQVSMARASVALMVNADGDFEARLYTANGNMVAKRQGSGNSLVEFGKNGRLLQGTYIAVVKSGNLQKTLKIKAY, via the coding sequence ATGAAGACGCTGGGCTTAGTGTTTGGTACTTTGGCGTGTGCTGCTGTGTTTACGGCCGCGGCCGAAAATCCCCTAAAACTGTGGTACAATAGCGATGCGGGTACCTCGTTTACCGATGCTTTGCCCATTGGCAACGGCTACATGGGCGGCATTGTCTACGGTGGCGTTGCAAAAGACATTATCGGCCTGAACGAAAGTACCGTATGGTCGGGCGGCCCTGGCGACAACAACAAGCAGGGCGCTGCAAGCCACTTGAAAGATGCCCGCGATGCCATGTTCCGTGGCGACTACCGCACGGCAGAATCCATTGTATCTAATTATATGATTGGTCCGGGCCCGGCAAGTTTCCAGCCGGTGGGCGATTTGGTGATTACTACGTCGCATTCGGGCGCTACCAATTACCGCCGCGAACTCGACCTGAAAACAGCTATTGCCAAGACCACCTATTCGGCAGGCGGCGTCAACTACACCCGCGAATATTTTGCAAGCTACCCGGACCACGTGATCGTGGTGCGCCTCACGGCTGACAAGAGCGGCTCGGTGAGCTTTGGCGCCACCATGACGACTCCGCACCGCAGCAACAGCATGTCCAGCAGCGGCAACACGCTTGTTTACGACGTGACGGTGAATTCCATCAAGTTCCAGAATCGCCTGAACGTGGTGGCCGACGGCGGTACGGTTTCGGTCGCGAACGGCAAAATCAACGTGCAGGGCGCAAACTCCGCAATGCTCGTGCTCACCACGGCTACGAATTTCAAGTCATATAACGATGTCTCGGGCAATCCGGGCGCAATCGCAACCGAGATTATGTCGAAGGTCGCAAAAAAATCTTACGATGACTTGCTTGCCGCGCACCTCAAGGATTACCAGACGATTTTCAATCGCGTCTCTTTGAACTTGGGCGAACCCGACAAGAGCGCAGGCGACATTACCAGCACTCGCGTCAAGAATTTCAATTCCACGAACGACCCCTCGCTTGTTGAATTGCATTACCAATTCGGTCGTTACTTGCTGATTTCGAGCTCGCGCAAGGGTGGCCAGCCGGCTAACCTGCAGGGCATTTGGAACAAGGATACAAGCCCGGTTTGGGGCAGTAAGTATACCACCAACATCAACCTCGAAATGAACTACTGGCCGGTCGAAACGGCTAACCTTGGCGAATGCGTGTGGCCGCTCATCGATAAAATCAAGAGCATGGTGCCGCAGGGCGAAAAGACGGCTAAGGTGCACTGGGGCGTTGACGAAGGCTGGGTGGAACACCACAATACCGACCTTTGGAACCGTACCGCTCCGATTGATGGCGCTTGGGGCTTGTGGCCTACGGGCGCAGGCTGGCTGAGCACGCACTTGTGGGAACATTTCTTGTTCAACCCGACTGACAAGGCGTATTTGCAGGATGTCTATTCTACCATGAAGGGGGCGGCGCTCTTCTTTGTGAATAGCCTTATCGAAGAGCCCGAAACCGGCAACAAGTACTTGGTCACGGCGCCGAGCGATTCTCCGGAAAACGATCACGGTGGTTACAATGTGTGCTTTGGCCCGACCATGGATAACCAGATTATTCGCGACGTGCTGAATTACACCATCGAGGCTTCCAAGATTCTGGGCGTCGACGAAGAGGCCCGCGCCAAGATGGAAGCGGTGGTAAAGCGGCTCCCGCCTACAAAGACGGGTAAGTATGGCCAGATTACGGAATGGCTGCAGGATTGGGATGACCCGAACAACAAGAACCGCCATATTTCGCACTTGTACGGCCTTTTCCCGAGCGCACAGATTACGCCCGAAGAGACCCCTGACCTGATCAAGGGCGCAGGCGTTACGCTTAAGCAGCGCGGTGACGATGCGACCGGCTGGTCGCTCGCTTGGAAGATCAATTTCTGGGCGCGCATGCACGACGGCGATCACGCTTACACCATGATTCGCATGCTGCTGACGCCGAACAAGACTTATAATAATTTGTTCGATTCCCACCCGCCGTTCCAGATTGATGGTAACTTCGGTGCGGTCTCGGGCGTGAACGAAATGCTCATGCAGAGCCATAACGGCAGAATCAACCTGTTGCCGGCACTGCCTTCTCAGTGGAAGGACGGTAGCATCAAGGGTATTCGTGCCCGTGGCGGTTTCGAAATTGATTCTATGGCCTGGAAGGGCGGCAAGCTCGCCTATGTGGCCATCAAGTCCGATGTGGGCCAGACGCTGAACATTGTGAATGGTTCTAACAAGTTCACCACGACGACGATCCCGGGCAAGGTTTACGAATTCGACGGCAACCTCAAGCTCACGAATCAGCCGTTCGAACCGGTGGTCATTCCGGGCAAGATTCAGGCCGAAGCTTATGTTGCTATGGATGGCGTTCAGATTGAACCCGACGAAGAAGGCGAACCGAATCTCGGCTGGATTAACGATGGCGACTACAGCGAATACTTGGTGAAGGTTCCGGCTGCAGGTGTTTACAAACTTACCGCCCGCGTGGCCTCTGGCGCCGAAGAAAAGTCGACCATTACGGTGTCCGATTCTACGGGAAAGGCGCTTGCGACGCTTACGGTGGACCCCGCAAAGACTGAAGGTTGGAATGACTGGTACGAAACTTCGACCGCGATCGATTTGCCCAAGGGCGAACAGAAACTCAAGTTCACTTATAACGGAAGCGATACGTACCTGATGAATGTGGACTGGTTCAGTTTCGATAGCGATCCGACGGCGATTCCGACGGCGGTGCGTGTGGCAAGCGCACTCTCGGTTCGCCAAGTGTCTATGGCCCGCGCCTCGGTGGCCCTGATGGTGAATGCTGATGGCGATTTTGAAGCCCGCCTGTATACGGCGAACGGCAATATGGTGGCTAAACGGCAGGGTAGCGGGAATTCGCTGGTGGAATTCGGCAAAAATGGCCGCCTGCTGCAAGGGACCTACATTGCGGTTGTCAAGAGCGGCAACCTGCAAAAAACGCTCAAAATCAAGGCATATTGA
- a CDS encoding family 43 glycosylhydrolase, with product MMFVKNIKAAVALVGFGLCTQAMAENPLIQTYYSPDPAPVVFGDTLCTYSGNDEGGSFFTMHGWRVSCTTDMVNWTDMNTLILEAGDFNGSAKKNGDWASQCIRRNDKYYYYVTVESTRGGRAVNVAVSDKKEGPFKDALNGKHLAGPNWDYIDPTVFIDDDGQAWLYWGNPKLYYCPLKENMIECASDIKVSDMSTFNGKYTEGPWIHKRGKKYYMIYAAGGIPESIDYSWSDSPTGPWTYKGVIMPKSEPGAAFTVHSGIVDFKGRSFFFYHNQKNVKGGGYSRSTAIEEFTWNADGTIPTIRATNNGVVKPIKNLDPFVRVEAETKSWVGGMTVNTSGGYTIIEHVKAQNGAVYLTNMGNSFYTKVRSVDMGDGADRIIVCTRGNGGKLELHAGSENGALLATMNIPSSSAWQENSFDLTDAAGVDDLFFVVKQGGFDFDYWYMESEKTAVPQTPYKEVAAKIPGKIEAENYDVGGHNKAFYDNDRENQGKAYREDEVDVVDISDSKCGDAACSGYAIGYTNDGEWVEYTINVTADAKYDITANVATAFETSAMQLFIDDKEITESVVAPKVDSVWTTYKVIDVGSVDLKKGEHVLKLLITGGYLNVDWIQFTDPNATTIAREVRLAPQANVSYNVFGATGKFLGRVDNVGANLTQTLKNAGFANGVYIMRAVGLNKTLRVQVR from the coding sequence ATGATGTTTGTGAAGAACATTAAGGCGGCTGTCGCCTTGGTTGGTTTCGGGCTTTGCACGCAGGCCATGGCCGAAAACCCGCTTATCCAGACTTATTATTCTCCGGACCCGGCGCCTGTCGTGTTCGGCGATACGCTTTGCACCTATTCCGGCAACGACGAGGGCGGTAGCTTTTTTACGATGCACGGCTGGCGCGTATCGTGCACCACGGATATGGTGAACTGGACCGACATGAACACCCTCATTTTGGAAGCGGGTGACTTCAACGGTTCTGCCAAGAAAAACGGCGACTGGGCATCTCAATGTATTCGCCGCAATGACAAGTACTATTATTACGTGACTGTGGAATCCACCCGCGGCGGCCGCGCCGTCAACGTGGCCGTGTCTGACAAGAAGGAAGGCCCCTTCAAGGATGCACTGAACGGCAAGCACCTGGCGGGCCCCAACTGGGACTACATCGACCCTACCGTATTTATTGACGACGATGGCCAGGCATGGCTTTACTGGGGTAACCCCAAGCTTTATTACTGCCCCCTCAAGGAGAACATGATTGAATGCGCAAGCGACATCAAGGTCTCCGACATGAGCACCTTTAACGGCAAGTATACCGAAGGCCCGTGGATCCACAAGCGCGGAAAAAAATATTACATGATTTACGCCGCCGGTGGCATTCCCGAATCCATTGACTATTCCTGGAGTGATTCCCCGACGGGTCCTTGGACCTACAAGGGCGTCATTATGCCGAAAAGCGAACCGGGTGCCGCGTTCACCGTCCACTCCGGCATTGTCGACTTCAAGGGCCGCAGCTTCTTCTTCTATCACAACCAGAAGAACGTGAAGGGTGGCGGCTACAGCCGTTCTACCGCTATCGAAGAATTCACCTGGAATGCCGACGGTACCATTCCCACGATCCGCGCTACCAACAATGGCGTCGTGAAGCCCATCAAGAACCTTGACCCGTTCGTGCGCGTGGAAGCCGAAACCAAGTCCTGGGTGGGCGGCATGACAGTCAATACGTCGGGCGGCTACACCATCATCGAACATGTGAAGGCTCAAAACGGTGCGGTTTACCTGACCAATATGGGTAACAGCTTCTATACCAAGGTACGCTCTGTTGACATGGGCGACGGTGCCGACCGCATTATCGTTTGCACCAGGGGTAACGGCGGTAAGCTGGAACTCCATGCCGGCTCCGAAAACGGTGCGCTCCTTGCTACAATGAATATTCCGTCTAGTTCTGCCTGGCAAGAAAATTCGTTCGACTTGACTGATGCCGCAGGCGTCGATGACTTGTTCTTCGTGGTAAAGCAGGGCGGGTTCGATTTTGACTACTGGTACATGGAAAGCGAAAAGACCGCTGTGCCGCAGACTCCTTACAAGGAAGTGGCTGCAAAGATTCCGGGCAAGATCGAAGCCGAAAATTACGACGTGGGCGGCCACAATAAGGCCTTCTACGACAACGACCGCGAAAACCAGGGCAAGGCCTACCGCGAAGACGAAGTCGACGTCGTAGACATTAGCGATTCCAAGTGTGGCGACGCCGCATGCTCGGGCTATGCTATCGGTTACACGAACGATGGCGAATGGGTGGAATATACCATCAATGTCACGGCGGATGCCAAGTACGACATTACGGCGAATGTGGCGACCGCCTTCGAAACTTCTGCAATGCAGCTGTTCATTGACGACAAGGAAATCACGGAATCGGTTGTTGCCCCGAAGGTCGACAGCGTATGGACTACGTACAAGGTGATAGACGTGGGTTCCGTGGATCTCAAGAAGGGCGAACATGTGCTCAAGCTCTTGATTACCGGCGGTTATTTGAATGTCGACTGGATTCAGTTCACTGATCCGAATGCAACGACGATTGCCCGCGAAGTGCGCTTGGCTCCTCAGGCCAATGTTTCGTACAATGTGTTTGGGGCAACGGGTAAGTTCCTTGGCCGCGTCGATAACGTGGGTGCCAACCTTACTCAAACCCTTAAGAATGCTGGCTTCGCAAACGGTGTGTACATTATGCGTGCCGTGGGCCTGAACAAGACCCTCCGCGTACAAGTCCGTTAG
- a CDS encoding glycoside hydrolase family 2 TIM barrel-domain containing protein, with protein MKSFLVSSAVTCAALCATLASTTNAQPNDEWNGKPRVFAVNVLTPHVTSMPYTTVKEAVKGDRHASEWYQTLSGKWKFFHVEKPAQRNNDFYKDNYDVSGWNEIPVPSSWQLFGYDHPIYTNVVYPWAQTHNVSAPAAPTNFNPVGHYRRNFTVPEKWSGKRIRLHFEGVESAYYVWVNGNYVGYAEDSFTGHEFDINKYLRKGENNISVQVFRWCDGSWLEDQDFIRLAGIMRDVYIYAVPEVHIQDFQIDATLASNYKDGILKTRTWIYNSTGSASGDYTVELSLYNENGTEVIAPVSKSVSGIGSNGGQKDIYFEIPYTAPKLWSAETPNLYTAVLALKDSKGNIVQVESNKIGFRKIEIKKDNGAPRLYVNGMPIKFHGVDRHELDPDNGRAVTYDRMEKDVILMKRFNINALRMSHYPNNPYMYDLCDKYGIYVIDEANVESHGANSSLPKNSDDWRAPAVDRMNTMVQRDKNHPSIILWSLGNEAGNGNVFASERERAHQIDSTRFVHYEGDWNNADVNSWMYFGPDAVRSYNDANKPIMLCEYEHAMGNSVGDLQEYMDAFYANPRSFGGFIWDFIDQGLRHKGTPYFEFGGMWGDWQNDDNFCANGLVFPDRALQPEIWEVKYQYAQVRVKNVDAAKGKIQIESRYLYKNLGDFLDGYWSIKENGKVIKEGKLNGSQMNVGPNEKKEITIDMPKIETTVGAEYFLDLDFRLKNDELWAKAGYSIAHEQFGIDLGQLWSTEIDISTLPTYKVNKANGLEIEGKDFKIRFDEKNGTLASYVLGNDTIIKNGGIPNFWRAPIDNDKGFNMEKGHGEWRKASLKRNVTSEVKEVSQQETQVTFNFSFPDVGSTKMKMTYYVYGSGDIVVSYTLNPDGSKSYLPNVGTIFTVPGGYEKVRWFGRGPDENYMGRNRGSFMGLYSTLADSMTIKYMEIGETGQRTDVKWATLTNNDGKGLMIVGNPRMEFSAQHYTPEQLSDTKLPWELKRNKDITLRVDLHQMGVGGINSWGAQPLDAYLLKANREYSHTFRLAPIRQKLNDPTEYSLLGFRNFGWNKEIAPAKYGETEIKKIYENQPEKDITEGANPNTEGLTPILPNSVKMANNAVRDYSVFDMQGRLVTKFTTVGIEDLQAKTKAAVKRSGTYLVKSKTGTAYRINVR; from the coding sequence ATGAAAAGCTTCTTGGTTTCGTCTGCTGTTACGTGCGCAGCTCTTTGCGCTACGTTGGCATCCACTACAAATGCTCAGCCTAACGATGAATGGAACGGCAAGCCGCGTGTTTTCGCGGTAAACGTGCTTACTCCGCACGTGACTTCTATGCCGTACACCACCGTCAAAGAAGCTGTCAAGGGCGACCGTCATGCGTCTGAATGGTACCAGACGCTTTCGGGCAAATGGAAATTCTTCCATGTCGAAAAGCCCGCCCAGCGCAATAACGATTTCTACAAAGACAACTACGATGTGTCCGGCTGGAACGAAATTCCGGTGCCGTCGTCTTGGCAACTGTTTGGTTACGACCACCCGATTTACACCAACGTGGTTTACCCGTGGGCGCAGACCCATAACGTGTCTGCACCTGCAGCCCCCACCAATTTTAATCCGGTGGGTCATTACCGCCGTAACTTCACCGTTCCCGAAAAGTGGAGCGGCAAACGCATTCGCCTGCACTTTGAAGGTGTTGAATCCGCCTACTACGTTTGGGTGAACGGCAACTACGTAGGCTACGCCGAAGACTCCTTCACGGGTCACGAATTCGATATCAACAAGTATCTGCGCAAGGGCGAAAACAACATCTCTGTTCAGGTGTTCCGCTGGTGCGACGGCTCTTGGCTCGAAGACCAGGACTTTATCCGCCTCGCCGGTATCATGCGCGACGTGTACATTTACGCCGTTCCCGAAGTGCATATTCAGGACTTCCAGATCGACGCCACTCTTGCTAGCAACTACAAAGATGGTATCTTGAAGACCAGAACCTGGATTTACAACTCCACGGGTTCTGCCTCTGGCGACTACACTGTAGAACTTTCTCTCTACAACGAAAATGGAACCGAAGTCATTGCTCCTGTGTCCAAGTCGGTTTCGGGCATTGGCTCGAACGGTGGCCAAAAGGATATCTACTTCGAAATCCCGTATACCGCGCCCAAGCTGTGGTCTGCAGAAACTCCGAACCTGTATACGGCGGTGCTCGCCCTCAAGGATAGCAAGGGCAACATCGTGCAGGTCGAAAGCAACAAGATCGGTTTCCGCAAGATTGAAATCAAGAAGGATAATGGTGCTCCGCGCTTGTATGTGAACGGCATGCCTATCAAGTTCCATGGTGTTGACCGCCATGAACTCGACCCGGATAACGGCCGCGCGGTTACATACGACCGCATGGAAAAAGACGTGATTCTCATGAAGCGCTTTAACATTAACGCGCTGCGTATGTCGCACTATCCGAATAACCCCTACATGTACGATCTTTGCGACAAGTACGGTATTTACGTGATTGACGAAGCAAACGTCGAAAGTCATGGTGCAAACAGCAGCTTGCCCAAGAACAGCGACGACTGGCGCGCTCCGGCTGTGGACCGCATGAACACCATGGTGCAGCGCGACAAGAACCACCCGAGTATTATCTTGTGGTCATTGGGTAACGAAGCCGGTAACGGTAACGTGTTCGCCTCTGAACGCGAACGTGCCCACCAGATTGACTCTACCCGCTTTGTGCATTACGAAGGCGACTGGAACAACGCCGATGTGAACAGCTGGATGTACTTTGGCCCCGACGCCGTGCGTAGCTACAACGACGCCAACAAGCCAATTATGCTTTGCGAATACGAACACGCCATGGGTAACTCCGTGGGCGACTTGCAAGAATACATGGACGCCTTCTACGCTAACCCGCGCAGCTTCGGTGGCTTTATTTGGGACTTCATTGACCAGGGACTCCGCCACAAGGGTACGCCGTACTTTGAATTCGGCGGCATGTGGGGTGACTGGCAGAACGACGACAACTTCTGCGCGAACGGCCTCGTATTCCCCGATCGCGCCTTGCAGCCCGAAATTTGGGAAGTCAAGTATCAGTACGCTCAGGTCCGCGTCAAGAACGTCGACGCCGCCAAGGGCAAGATTCAGATTGAAAGCCGCTACCTCTACAAGAACCTGGGAGATTTCCTCGATGGCTACTGGTCTATCAAGGAAAACGGCAAGGTCATCAAGGAGGGCAAGCTGAACGGTTCGCAGATGAACGTTGGCCCGAACGAAAAGAAAGAAATCACGATTGACATGCCGAAAATCGAAACCACAGTTGGTGCCGAGTACTTCTTGGATCTCGATTTCCGCCTCAAGAACGATGAACTCTGGGCTAAGGCCGGCTATAGCATTGCCCACGAACAGTTCGGCATCGATTTGGGCCAGCTCTGGTCTACTGAAATCGATATCAGCACCTTGCCGACTTACAAGGTGAACAAGGCGAACGGTCTCGAAATCGAGGGCAAAGATTTCAAGATCCGCTTCGACGAAAAGAACGGCACGCTTGCAAGCTACGTGCTCGGTAACGATACCATTATCAAGAACGGCGGCATTCCGAACTTCTGGCGCGCCCCGATTGACAACGACAAGGGCTTCAACATGGAAAAGGGGCATGGCGAATGGCGCAAGGCAAGCCTGAAGCGCAACGTGACCTCCGAAGTCAAGGAAGTGTCTCAGCAAGAAACCCAGGTGACCTTCAACTTCAGCTTCCCCGATGTGGGCAGCACCAAGATGAAGATGACTTACTACGTGTACGGTAGCGGCGATATCGTGGTCAGCTACACGCTTAACCCCGATGGTTCCAAGAGCTACTTGCCGAACGTGGGTACAATCTTTACCGTGCCGGGTGGCTACGAAAAGGTCCGCTGGTTTGGTCGCGGCCCCGACGAAAACTACATGGGCCGTAACCGCGGAAGCTTCATGGGCCTCTATTCGACGCTCGCCGATTCTATGACAATCAAGTACATGGAAATCGGCGAAACCGGCCAGCGCACCGACGTCAAGTGGGCAACGCTCACCAACAACGACGGCAAGGGCCTGATGATTGTGGGTAACCCGCGCATGGAATTCAGCGCCCAGCATTACACTCCGGAACAGCTTTCCGATACAAAGCTTCCGTGGGAACTCAAGCGCAACAAGGACATTACGCTCCGCGTAGACTTGCACCAGATGGGCGTTGGCGGTATCAATTCCTGGGGTGCCCAGCCGCTCGATGCGTACCTGCTCAAGGCGAACCGCGAATACTCCCATACCTTCCGCCTGGCTCCGATCCGCCAAAAGTTGAACGACCCGACCGAATACTCGCTGCTCGGATTCCGCAACTTCGGCTGGAACAAGGAAATCGCCCCGGCTAAGTACGGCGAAACTGAAATCAAGAAGATTTACGAAAACCAGCCGGAAAAGGATATCACGGAAGGTGCTAATCCGAACACTGAAGGTTTGACCCCGATTCTGCCGAATAGCGTGAAAATGGCAAATAATGCCGTCCGCGACTACAGCGTATTTGACATGCAGGGTCGACTTGTTACTAAATTTACGACAGTTGGTATCGAAGATTTGCAGGCCAAGACAAAGGCCGCGGTCAAGCGCTCAGGTACATATTTGGTCAAGTCCAAGACCGGTACGGCTTACCGCATTAACGTGCGCTAA
- a CDS encoding cellulase family glycosylhydrolase, which yields MNFKTFFPLFLLPASVFAAVNLNVSLGDSIKPVTHVATGSLYGLTETLPSNIEKDVAPLKPNVFLSPARSGSGRQQPIGGAFLVAPRVESIGAKIQIRLADVLPGWPYKFQNMDHWKNEVKSVINDKLKSNNKNFDGYEIWNEPNDTWKSSIDFNSGLWKQTYDLIRQMDPGAKIIGPSYSFYHGSKMEEFVKYCSQNNCMPDVVSWHQWGSGGFVGSVETYRNLEKKYNVKPRPLSINEYSSTEHSEEGCPGLSIPFIAKFERHGVESAMISWWFVPLPGRLGSLLTKDNERGGGWWLYKWYGDMSGYMAKVVPPNDKSDGVDGFAALDKKKGFASIVLGGNTKGDVNVNISGIPSAFGNKVNVTVEYVVWENKDKAVPSTNLVSDKEYDVSDGKITVPVNITNTKYGYRVYITPIIPQAPYKDVAAAIPGKIEVENYDVGGSGKAYSDKDDDNKGGEYRDDAVDIVKAGNGYAIGYTQEGEWLEYTVKVAKSGEYNLNASYATSSENVGFKLYVDGNAVTDNIIVPQGADWETYSTYEAGKVNLTEGEHVLKLEIVGNYVNLDWLEFVDPSQTTRIAGTPALQRMNASYDVFSATGKFLGRIDRGATATESLTASLKNAGYANGVYIIRTSGKTHRVTVR from the coding sequence ATGAACTTTAAAACGTTTTTCCCGCTATTTTTGTTGCCGGCGAGCGTTTTTGCCGCGGTAAACTTGAACGTAAGCCTGGGCGACAGCATTAAGCCGGTGACACACGTGGCGACCGGTTCGCTTTATGGCTTGACCGAGACGCTCCCGAGCAATATCGAAAAAGATGTGGCACCTCTCAAACCGAACGTGTTCCTTTCGCCGGCGCGTAGCGGTAGCGGTCGCCAGCAGCCTATCGGTGGCGCGTTCCTTGTGGCTCCGCGTGTCGAAAGCATCGGTGCCAAAATCCAGATTCGCTTGGCCGACGTTTTGCCGGGCTGGCCGTACAAGTTCCAGAATATGGACCACTGGAAAAACGAAGTGAAGTCCGTCATTAACGACAAGCTCAAATCGAACAACAAGAATTTTGACGGTTACGAAATTTGGAACGAACCGAACGATACCTGGAAATCAAGCATTGACTTCAATTCCGGTCTCTGGAAACAGACTTACGATTTGATCCGCCAGATGGACCCCGGTGCCAAAATCATTGGCCCGTCGTACTCCTTCTATCATGGTTCCAAGATGGAAGAATTCGTGAAGTACTGTTCGCAGAACAACTGCATGCCCGACGTGGTCAGCTGGCACCAGTGGGGTAGCGGTGGCTTCGTGGGTTCTGTCGAAACTTACCGTAACCTCGAAAAGAAATACAACGTCAAGCCGCGCCCGCTGAGCATCAACGAATATTCTTCGACCGAACACAGCGAAGAAGGTTGCCCGGGCTTGTCTATTCCCTTTATCGCTAAATTCGAACGTCACGGTGTCGAAAGCGCCATGATTTCTTGGTGGTTCGTACCGCTTCCGGGTCGCTTGGGTAGCCTGCTCACCAAGGATAACGAACGCGGTGGCGGCTGGTGGCTGTACAAGTGGTATGGCGACATGAGCGGCTATATGGCAAAGGTTGTACCCCCCAACGACAAGAGCGATGGCGTCGACGGCTTTGCTGCTCTCGACAAGAAGAAAGGCTTTGCAAGCATTGTGCTCGGCGGTAACACCAAGGGCGATGTGAATGTGAATATTTCGGGCATTCCTTCGGCATTCGGCAACAAGGTGAATGTGACGGTGGAATACGTGGTTTGGGAAAACAAGGACAAGGCCGTACCCTCGACGAATCTGGTGTCCGACAAGGAATACGACGTGAGCGACGGCAAGATTACGGTGCCGGTGAATATCACGAATACCAAGTATGGCTATCGCGTGTACATTACACCGATCATTCCTCAGGCGCCTTATAAGGATGTCGCCGCCGCAATCCCGGGCAAGATTGAAGTCGAAAACTACGACGTCGGCGGTTCGGGCAAGGCCTACTCCGACAAGGACGACGACAACAAGGGCGGAGAATACCGCGACGATGCAGTCGATATCGTTAAAGCAGGCAATGGCTACGCTATCGGTTACACGCAAGAAGGCGAATGGCTCGAATACACGGTGAAGGTTGCCAAGTCGGGCGAATACAATCTTAACGCAAGCTACGCCACATCGTCTGAAAATGTAGGCTTCAAACTCTATGTCGACGGTAATGCGGTTACAGATAACATAATCGTGCCGCAAGGTGCCGACTGGGAAACCTATTCGACATACGAAGCAGGCAAAGTGAACCTTACCGAAGGCGAACACGTGCTCAAGCTCGAAATCGTGGGTAACTACGTGAACCTCGACTGGCTCGAATTCGTGGACCCGTCGCAAACCACGCGTATCGCAGGCACTCCGGCATTGCAGCGCATGAATGCAAGCTACGACGTATTCAGTGCAACAGGCAAGTTCCTTGGTCGTATTGACCGCGGCGCTACCGCTACCGAATCGCTCACGGCTTCGCTCAAGAATGCAGGCTACGCAAACGGCGTCTACATCATCCGCACCTCCGGCAAGACCCACCGCGTAACCGTGCGCTAA